Proteins from one Cryptomeria japonica chromosome 4, Sugi_1.0, whole genome shotgun sequence genomic window:
- the LOC131053585 gene encoding photosystem II D1 precursor processing protein PSB27-H2, chloroplastic isoform X3: MTSLKLSPCYKAVAELEPATSFRAGKLQFSWRIRTLPCHSLKHKRRLLIFVGTTLGGSLLPLNFLHAEEGKENTSAEKKSDNDDDEGLVGGLLTLFDPNEKTKSGRVLPKSYLKSAREVVKNLRESLKEDVKDTAKFRRTADSAKEAIRDFMQNWTGQKAVASEDSYTALVSAIRVLANFYSKKGPTAAMPEDIKTKVMDDLNSAEAAL; encoded by the exons ATGACAAGCTTAAAGCTCTCACCATGTTACAAGGCTGTGGCGGAGCTCGAACCCGCGACCTCATTCAG AGCAGGGAAACTGCAATTTTCATGGAGAATTCGCACTCTTCCCTGCCATTCTTTAAAACACAAGAGGCGCCTGCTAATTTTTGTGGGCACTACTTTGGGAGGCTCTCTTCTTCCACTAAATTTTCTTCACGCTGAAGAAGGAAAGGAAAATACTTCTGCCGAGAAGAAGAGTGATAATGACGATGACGAGGGTTTGGTGGGAGGATTATTAACGCTGTTCGACCCCAACGAGAAGACCAAGTCTGGAAGAGTTCTTCCGAAGAGCTATTTGAAAAGTGCGAGAGAAGTTGTGAAGAACTTGCGGGAGTCGTTGAAGGAAGATGTCAAGGACACCGCTAAGTTTAGAAGAACAGCGGATTCTGCAAAAGAAGCGATCAGGGATTTCATGCAGAATTGGACGGGCCAGAAAGCTGTGGCGTCTGAG GATTCATATACAGCACTTGTAAGTGCAATTAGAGTTCTTGCAAACTTCTACTCTAAGAAAGGTCCAACAGCTGCCATGCCAGAAGATATTAAGACAAAGGTTATGGATGATTTGAACTCAGCAGAAGCTGCTCTTTGA
- the LOC131053585 gene encoding photosystem II D1 precursor processing protein PSB27-H2, chloroplastic isoform X2 yields the protein MLQGCGGARTRDLIQAKSTLISVAGKLQFSWRIRTLPCHSLKHKRRLLIFVGTTLGGSLLPLNFLHAEEGKENTSAEKKSDNDDDEGLVGGLLTLFDPNEKTKSGRVLPKSYLKSAREVVKNLRESLKEDVKDTAKFRRTADSAKEAIRDFMQNWTGQKAVASEDSYTALVSAIRVLANFYSKKGPTAAMPEDIKTKVMDDLNSAEAAL from the exons ATGTTACAAGGCTGTGGCGGAGCTCGAACCCGCGACCTCATTCAGGCAAAATCAACCCTCATCTCAGT AGCAGGGAAACTGCAATTTTCATGGAGAATTCGCACTCTTCCCTGCCATTCTTTAAAACACAAGAGGCGCCTGCTAATTTTTGTGGGCACTACTTTGGGAGGCTCTCTTCTTCCACTAAATTTTCTTCACGCTGAAGAAGGAAAGGAAAATACTTCTGCCGAGAAGAAGAGTGATAATGACGATGACGAGGGTTTGGTGGGAGGATTATTAACGCTGTTCGACCCCAACGAGAAGACCAAGTCTGGAAGAGTTCTTCCGAAGAGCTATTTGAAAAGTGCGAGAGAAGTTGTGAAGAACTTGCGGGAGTCGTTGAAGGAAGATGTCAAGGACACCGCTAAGTTTAGAAGAACAGCGGATTCTGCAAAAGAAGCGATCAGGGATTTCATGCAGAATTGGACGGGCCAGAAAGCTGTGGCGTCTGAG GATTCATATACAGCACTTGTAAGTGCAATTAGAGTTCTTGCAAACTTCTACTCTAAGAAAGGTCCAACAGCTGCCATGCCAGAAGATATTAAGACAAAGGTTATGGATGATTTGAACTCAGCAGAAGCTGCTCTTTGA
- the LOC131053585 gene encoding photosystem II D1 precursor processing protein PSB27-H2, chloroplastic isoform X1 — protein sequence MTSLKLSPCYKAVAELEPATSFRQNQPSSQWKLQFSWRIRTLPCHSLKHKRRLLIFVGTTLGGSLLPLNFLHAEEGKENTSAEKKSDNDDDEGLVGGLLTLFDPNEKTKSGRVLPKSYLKSAREVVKNLRESLKEDVKDTAKFRRTADSAKEAIRDFMQNWTGQKAVASEDSYTALVSAIRVLANFYSKKGPTAAMPEDIKTKVMDDLNSAEAAL from the exons ATGACAAGCTTAAAGCTCTCACCATGTTACAAGGCTGTGGCGGAGCTCGAACCCGCGACCTCATTCAGGCAAAATCAACCCTCATCTCAGT GGAAACTGCAATTTTCATGGAGAATTCGCACTCTTCCCTGCCATTCTTTAAAACACAAGAGGCGCCTGCTAATTTTTGTGGGCACTACTTTGGGAGGCTCTCTTCTTCCACTAAATTTTCTTCACGCTGAAGAAGGAAAGGAAAATACTTCTGCCGAGAAGAAGAGTGATAATGACGATGACGAGGGTTTGGTGGGAGGATTATTAACGCTGTTCGACCCCAACGAGAAGACCAAGTCTGGAAGAGTTCTTCCGAAGAGCTATTTGAAAAGTGCGAGAGAAGTTGTGAAGAACTTGCGGGAGTCGTTGAAGGAAGATGTCAAGGACACCGCTAAGTTTAGAAGAACAGCGGATTCTGCAAAAGAAGCGATCAGGGATTTCATGCAGAATTGGACGGGCCAGAAAGCTGTGGCGTCTGAG GATTCATATACAGCACTTGTAAGTGCAATTAGAGTTCTTGCAAACTTCTACTCTAAGAAAGGTCCAACAGCTGCCATGCCAGAAGATATTAAGACAAAGGTTATGGATGATTTGAACTCAGCAGAAGCTGCTCTTTGA